DNA sequence from the Leptospirillum ferrooxidans C2-3 genome:
CTGTCGCGAAGTCCCTGGACTGGATAACGCCCTGTCCCGAAGAGATTATCGTGGGCGGGGGCGGAGCAAGGAACCTGACGCTCATGAACCGGCTCAGGATCCGATGCAACAAGGAGGTCTCCCCGTCCGAGACCCTTGGCATACCGGCCCAGGCCGTGGAATCGATGGCCTTTGCTTATCTGGCCCTTCTCAGCATGACACAAAGACCCGGAACATTGCCCGAACTTACGGGTGGAAAAGCCGGCAGGGTTTTGGGAACCGTTACCTTTCCCTCCTCCCGCTCCCTTGCCTCAATTCTTCCAGGAATGATTCGCGGTGGCGATATCCATCTTCCGTTCCCAGATCGAGCCAGGGCTCGGATGTTACCTGGGCCCGGATAAAACCACCTTTTCCGAGATATTCCCGATAAAGCTCCACGATAGAAAAAGGTGGAGCGAGATTTTCTCCAAGACCTGAAAACACATCAGGATTGATCAGATGAATCCCCGTAAAAAAATGGGGAACATCCCCCGCCACCGAATCGAATGGAGGGAATGCAACACCCTCATTTTGAGTCGTGGCAATCCTTCCGGATTCGGATTCCGGCCCGGATGGAGACAGAACCAGAGAAATCCTTTCACCGGATGTCCGGTGAGCCAAGATCCCCTTGCCCAGATCGTACCCTGTCAGGATATCGCATGTGGCAACCACAAGGATATCCGATTCCTGAAAAAATGGTTTTGCATGAAGAATCCCTCCTCCTGTCCCCATGACAATATCCTCATAAGACCAGAGAATCTCGATACCTGATGGAAGAGCCCGGCTGATCCCCTCCCGGATTGTCCCGGCATCATGGTGAAGGTTGACGATGATCCGGGATATCCCGGCATCCCTCATTTGACGGATGACCCGGATTCCCATGGGAACCCCGTCGACTGGAACAAGAGGCTTCGGGATGTTCGGGAAAATCCCCCTGAGACGGGATCCCGCTCCCGCCATCAGGACAAATCCTGTGACATCAGAACCTTTCTCCACCCTTACTTTTCCGGGTTTCTGAGAAAAGGAAGAAAGGATTGCACAAGAGGTGCAACGGATGGCTCCCAGAGAGCCAGTCGCTTCATATTCCGATGTGTTCCGGAAACCGCTTGCATATACCCGGGATTTCCCTTGACATCCCGAATATAGAAAAACCGGCCACAAGCCTTCAGATTTCGCTGGAGAGCCATTCTAGCGAGAAGGTTTCTGTGCTCTCCTTCGGAAAGACTCTCCGGAAGAATCCCGAGGCTGATCCCGCGATGGTAATGTCCCGAAACCAGCTCATTGAGCAAATCGTCGGGAAGAACCCTGTAAGCATCAAACACCCAGGAGGCCAGATCATACAGGGGAGAGCCCATCAGCATATCCTGAAAATCAATCAAGACAGCCCCTCGTCCAGCGATCATGATGTTTCTGGAATGAAAGTCCCGATGGACCGGAACGAGTGGCAATCGTCCGGAAAGGACCGATGCCTCTTCCTGAAAGAGGGAGCGTATTGTTGAAAGCGCGCTTTTGTCGGAAAGGGAGACTCCATATTCGAGAAAATGCTCGAACTCCCAGAAAAGGAGCTCCTCAGAATAGACCCGTGATTTAAGCCACGAGAACTCCCCCGGAATGGTTTGTCTTCCGAAGGAGAGCAAAAGATCCAGAATCCGCCAGGAC
Encoded proteins:
- a CDS encoding aminoglycoside phosphotransferase family protein; amino-acid sequence: MITMQSPLSNDVNDWLHFRMKKAFPVLSGDGPDSLEVIPLTGDASNRRYYRVVSKTAPLSAILMVKGKPEGFKASEEKTGRGENLPPGDPFLLIGKLLSASSLPVPEILGENDDGSLLLQEDLGDWSLYSYLQEHPEEESLLSWRILDLLLSFGRQTIPGEFSWLKSRVYSEELLFWEFEHFLEYGVSLSDKSALSTIRSLFQEEASVLSGRLPLVPVHRDFHSRNIMIAGRGAVLIDFQDMLMGSPLYDLASWVFDAYRVLPDDLLNELVSGHYHRGISLGILPESLSEGEHRNLLARMALQRNLKACGRFFYIRDVKGNPGYMQAVSGTHRNMKRLALWEPSVAPLVQSFLPFLRNPEK
- a CDS encoding nucleotidyltransferase family protein; translation: MEKGSDVTGFVLMAGAGSRLRGIFPNIPKPLVPVDGVPMGIRVIRQMRDAGISRIIVNLHHDAGTIREGISRALPSGIEILWSYEDIVMGTGGGILHAKPFFQESDILVVATCDILTGYDLGKGILAHRTSGERISLVLSPSGPESESGRIATTQNEGVAFPPFDSVAGDVPHFFTGIHLINPDVFSGLGENLAPPFSIVELYREYLGKGGFIRAQVTSEPWLDLGTEDGYRHRESFLEELRQGSGRRER